CTGACTGGTGTTTTTCCACACCTGGAGTTCCTCAGATGGCACATGACCCTGAAACGAAATGAAGAGTTCAGCCATTAAAGCCATTATCAGATGACAATATCAATATCATGGTGCTGCAGAGCTGAAAGTGACTTTAATGCCTTTTATACTGTACAGTCatatttttggttttcattGGCGCAGATTCAGATCATTTCTTATTTCGTCAGAATAACGAAGGAGCAAAAATGAGACATGTTTAGCCTGACCAAAATAAAGATATCATCTGTCACAGCATGATTATCAAATGATGCGAGCATCAGGAATGTGGAGGTTCTGCTGTTTCCATTAGTAACAGCTCAGGTGAGGAAGACGAGGCAGGTGTGAAACCAGCTGTTACCTTGCTGTGTTGTTTATGTGTGGACACTCAGAGCACTTTTACAGTATGGTCTCACCTGGTCGCTCTGTCAGCTGTCAGCTCCTCACTCACCTGCTTCCTCGTTGGTTTCTggagctgaaagaaaaaaaatctcatctgAGGTGAAAACAGCTGCTTTGCTCACAGGATTCGTTTCATTTCCAGTCGAAACAGCAGAGAATCCTCACGGATGGACTCGCTGCTACAGGTCCTCTCAGGTCTGTGCATAAAGGTGACCTGCTCTGCTCGTTCCCACATTCACTGTCTAAAATTATCCTTCTTGGTCTCATGCTGGCCCCTCAGCGTTGTTGTTTCACATCAATGAATtctttattgatttcttttcacatccatgaaaaagctgaaacttTAGAAGCTTTGGGACTCACGGGAAGTGGAGTCGGACATGGCGCCGGCTGAATGAACTGTCTGAGGATTTCCTGCTGCGGAGTCTGAGACCTGCTGCTGACAACTGTTTccttcacacacaaacaagatgACAACAATGACTGAAAGACTCCAGCTGCCTCAAACTAAGCTCTGAACAGGCCACAGGTTGTTTTATGTTGCAATATCTGGAGTGACCACTAAGAGAACCTGGCAGCACTGAGTAGAAACAGGAGCTCACTCAGGCAGTAAAAGACGATTCCTGCGATCAGGATCAGGAGAGTGATGACACCACGCACGATCAGAGAGATCTTCAGAGAGTCGCTCTCTTCACTCTCTTCACTCTCTTCACTCTCTTCACTCTCTTCACTCTGATCCTGAGGCTCTCTGGTTGGATACGTCCTCTCCGTGTGGTTTAGTGCACTCTCCGCCCTGCAGgtgagctcctcctcctccaggtaCGGCACACAGCTGGTCACATGGTACGGGCTGGACTGTGAGGACTCACCCTTGTTCTCTAACATGCGTCTGGAGGCCAACAGCCACATAATCTTAGGCGGCGGGTTACCTTCAGCTTGACACTGCAGCCTCCGGGGGGCGCTGTCTGAGCCACAGGGCATCTCCACCACAGAGAGGTTCAGGATGTGAGGCTCAGCTGGGAACAAGAAGCAGAAAAGTGATCTGATTAAAAATGGTTTTCCATCATGTGACACCTTAAACCAGCCTGGCATGAAACGCTCTCTGCTCCATTCACCCTGTTTGTTCATTGGCTTCCAGCCATGAGCCTGCGGCTACGACCACACGAATGCGTTTTAGTTTGGAAACATCGTTTTCTCTCCATTTgccctcccgtccacactgagacgcgTTTTCCCCGAAGGAATACGAAGCATTTTGAAAACAGTGCTTtcgcgtcgcagtgtggacagcaaaAACGGAGACttttgaaaatgatgacgcATGTTAgccatgtgatgcagtcatgtggcCAAttattagaacatgctgtaggtattacaggtactgcgctgcagtggtttgtatcatatctatctaatagactccagtttgtgcatgtaaatggagagtcctcttcacacactgaggttaattatggagttccacagggttcagtgctaggaccaattctgtttacattatacatgcttcccttaggcagcatcattagaagacatagcatacatttacactgctatgcagatgacacccagctctatctgtccatgaagccagataacacacaccaatgagttaaactgcaggaatgtcttaaagacataaagacctggatggccgctaactttctgcttcttaattcagatcaaactgaggttattgtactcggccctgaaaagcttagaaatatggtatctaagcagattcttcctctggatggcattaccttggcctccagtaacactgtgaggaaccttggagtcatgtttgaccaggacatgtccttcaacgcacatattaaacaaatatgtaagactgcgttcttccatttgtgcaacatctctaaagttagaaatatcctgtctcagagtgacgctgaaaaactagttcatgcatttattacttccaggctggacgactgtaattcattattatcaggaagtcctaaaaactccctgaaaagccttcagctaatccaaaatgctgcagcaagagtcctgacagggactagaaagagagagcagatttctcctgttttggcttcctgttaaatccagaattcaaaatcctgctcctcacatacaaggtcttaaataatcaggctccatcttatcttaatgaccttgtagtaccatatcaccctattagagcacttcgctctcgctctgcaggcctacttgttgttcctagagtatttaaaagtagaatgggaggcagagccttcagttttcaggcccctcttctgtggaaccagcttccagtttggattcaggagacagacactatctctactttcaagattaggcttcaaactttcctttttgctaaagcatatagttagggctggaccaggtgaccctgaatcctcccttagtgatgctgcaatagacataggctgccggggattcccatgatgcattgagtttttcctttccagtcacctttctcactcactatgtgttaatagacctctctgcattgaatcatatctgttattaacctctgtctctcttccacagcatgtctttatcccgtcttccttctctcaccccaaccaatcacagcagatggccccgcccctccctgagcctggttctgccggaggtttcttcctgttaaaagggagtttttccttcccactgtcgccaaagtgctgctcatagggggtcatatgattgttgggtttttctctgtatctatgaagcgccttgaggtgacttttgttgtgatttggcgccatataaataaaattgaattgaattaaacaaagatagtgGAGGGcgttatacagcagttgttttgtttgacagccctgttaaagattaatatcaccCTGCACACGCTCCAGAGAGCTTTTCTTcgaattctttaattctcactcgcttttgcaactttgtacttttgtgttactcgcagcaacaactccacctcattgttagtccatttaacaCACTCGCtgcttttcctcgacattttgccGCCACGTTTCAGAGAGCGGGAAAGTAAAtaagcggcagacagaaatgaggcaggtcgaatcttcttgcgtttcacgcatgcaCAAGAATAATTTACAGTCCAGTGTGACTCAAACCTCGGCAGAGTCAGAAGGTCGCTGTGTGGCTATCTTTCATTACAGTCTTTGCACCACAGAAGAAAGTGACTCATACAACTTTGATAACTTTCAGTAAAAGCTGAACTCGACCTTACCTCCAACATAAAGCTCTGTCTTTGCTTCCTTAAAGTTCTTCCACCCGTCGAGCTCCACTCTGCAGAAGTACATGCCGTTATCAGTCAGCTGTACATCCCTGATGAGGAGCGACCCATCCCCCCATCGAGGGTCTCCTTTCAGGGAATGTTTTAAATCGGAAAATGCACAGGGATTGGCTCCATGCATGGAATCATTTTTTACTGGACAGTCCAAGAACGGAGGAGTGTTTGATGCTATGAACTTCCATGTGACCTTGATCATTCCTGAATAATCCCGTGTGGGGGTGAAGAAGCAGCCGAGGACAGCATCTTCCCCTCTGGAGACTCTGACCCCTGGAGGGACGGTCAGCTTCCATCCAGCTGAGACAGAACCTGACAGAACACATCTGGATGGTTATTTTCATGTTTGAACTCACTGCACAGCTCCAACCAGCGACACTGGGACTCTAGCAGACCTCTGAAGATGCTCTGAGACACCAGCAGCAGGTTCTATAAGACCTGCAGAACATCCTCCAGCCTGCTGCGTCTGGACCAGGAGCCCCTCGGCCTTCAGAGACGCTCCTGGTCCAACGAGGACACGTTTATCCATCTGTGGCCTGGTTTGAAAAAGCTCTAACCTCTGTGCTGTGGTGTTCACCACCGACCGCCGTGACTTTCAGTGACGGAAATACAAAGCCGTTCCTCATTAAATTCTTATGTCCTGTGTGTCTGAATGAATGACTTAAAGGAAAATCCAGATCTAAAGTCAGGATATCTCTACTGTGAGTCTTATGATCCTCTCTGGTGCCATCCTGCTTCAACCCAGATTCAAAGTTCTTACCTGAGACGATCGCACTCAGAATGAGGGAGAAACGCTGCGGCCACATCCTCAGACTGACAAAGAAATGAAGCCGTCAAACAACAAATTCAGGAAGTGTCAAATGTGTCATTTCTAAATTGATCATTTCCTGTTAGTTAAAGAGAAGAATAAATATGTGAGCGAGCCCAGGGCCACCTCAGGGTTTCACACATTTTACtgcctgttttctttgtgttttcatgtttgtcaaTCAGGACGTTTGCTGGAGTCTGGTGGTCTTCATCAAAGCCTGTCTCTGTGACGAAGCTGCTTTTCACAGTGTGCTTGTCACAGCTggggcagcagtcgtgtggtggAGTTAAatgaggacccaagatgcaggaaaCTGCTAGATGCAGGTGAGCGTTTTATTTACAACGTGTGAAATATACAGAGAAATGAGGGTGTCGAGGACTGCACGAAGACACGAACCTAAACTAGGAAAAACGAATAAACCTGAAACACGAGATGGAACAGAGAAACACGGAGAGATACCAACTAatgcagagaaacacagacgacgcgacgaggagcacaggcagacacacaccataaatacacacaccggTAATCAGGACATGGCCCACAGGAACGAGACGACAcaacctacaaagtaaaacaggaaacacacagactgttttactACATGACTCGGGGACACGAACAGagcacagagggagacacaggAAGGGCTGATAAAACACTTGAGCACTAAACACAAGAACCAAACCCTAAGAACTAACAGCAAAAttagaataaacacaaaacgctgggtcgaAATGatccaggatcatgacagtgcTGATGCTCGGGTCTCTGACTCAAACCTGCTTCAGTTtgatttctgacatttaaataaTGAACAATATCAAACATATTTAAGGTTTCTAAATACTCAAACTTTGTTTACTTCACAGCCCTTCAATGGCGTTTCTGTGAGGAGACCCGCTTCAGACACATGTGGCCCCGCCCACACAGCCCCACAGGTCACCCACACCTGCATGTCTGCTACGATGTAATAACAAGGAAACACCACACAGGAGACAGTAAGAAGGTGAAAGCAGCACATGTTTTACGTCTCATATGTGATATAAGGCTGAGAGAAGGACGTCGCCATACTGTATATGAGGCGCTTTTAATTCAActggaaaataaaagcatggcaTCATTTCAAAAACGCTGATAAGCCGACCATGAACTGAAGCTTGTGTGCGCCTCCCAAACCTGCAGCACAGGCCTTTAAAACAGTCATTAAGAAACGTAGCTGAGCATCAAGCTGAGCATCAAGCTGAGCATCAGGCTGGTGCAGACCTCATGAAGCTGCTCTTGGACAGCTCTCTTCATTCAGCCGCTGTAACATAGCTGGTACTTATGTGTAGCACAGTTGCCTGTGCAGAGTTTGACTTTTGCAGCTGTGAGCGAGAGTCTGTTTTATGGTATTATTTGTTACCCCACTGTGGCCCAGGCCTGGGCCCACTGTGGCCCAGGCATGGGCCCACTGTGG
The DNA window shown above is from Astatotilapia calliptera chromosome 11, fAstCal1.2, whole genome shotgun sequence and carries:
- the LOC113032307 gene encoding sialic acid-binding Ig-like lectin 15; this translates as MWPQRFSLILSAIVSGSVSAGWKLTVPPGVRVSRGEDAVLGCFFTPTRDYSGMIKVTWKFIASNTPPFLDCPVKNDSMHGANPCAFSDLKHSLKGDPRWGDGSLLIRDVQLTDNGMYFCRVELDGWKNFKEAKTELYVGAEPHILNLSVVEMPCGSDSAPRRLQCQAEGNPPPKIMWLLASRRMLENKGESSQSSPYHVTSCVPYLEEEELTCRAESALNHTERTYPTREPQDQSEESEESEESEESEESDSLKISLIVRGVITLLILIAGIVFYCLRNSCQQQVSDSAAGNPQTVHSAGAMSDSTSPPETNEEAGE